One window from the genome of Elaeis guineensis isolate ETL-2024a chromosome 5, EG11, whole genome shotgun sequence encodes:
- the LOC140858064 gene encoding uncharacterized protein — protein sequence MWIPKEKRTKLDRNSRRCIFLGYAKGVKGYRLWDPTTHKIVVSRDVVFNEESFQGTKKKQDDEAITSIEFFNAGDEVQAEQAQVNDEIVDDGLVEEDEPTSYRETCESTNAEKWHCAIEEEIESL from the exons ATGTGGATTCCAAAAGAAAAGAGGACAAAATTGGATAGGAACTCTCGGAGGTGCATCTTTCTTGGCTATGCTAAAGGAGTAAAAGGGTATCGGTTGTGGGATCCTACTACCCACAAGATTGTTGTTAGCCGAGATGTTGTTTTcaatgaagaatcttttcaaggcACCAAGAAAAAGCAAGATGATGAAGCCATTACTTCAATTGAGTTCTTTAATGCAGGTGATGAGGTGCAAGCAGAGCAAGCACAAGTGAACGACGAGATAGTTGATGATGGATTAG TGGAGGAGGATGAGCCAACTTCATACAGGGAGACATGTGAGTCCACAAATGCTGAAAAGTGGCATTGTGCTATAGAGGAGGAAATAGAGTCACTTTGA